One window of Dyadobacter sandarakinus genomic DNA carries:
- a CDS encoding SusC/RagA family TonB-linked outer membrane protein, whose protein sequence is MKNNLYKLTQAAERPRLAGWSAKAFTTLFFGLVLMMSQVAVAQTGTAISGKVTDKQGALPGVSVVEKGTTNGTTTDADGNFKLQLSAGAKTLTISHVGYTSQDVDVTNKSTVDITLQEDEKTLGEVVVIGYGSLNKREVSSAITHLSSSDLLRVGSNSPLMSIQGKVAGLSVTNTSAGDPNSTPNIQLRGASSRNAGLGPLYVINGIPGGNIDNINQNEIESIDVLKGGAASAIYGTRGSNGVIVITTKKGSAQSRLFYDGYTSFDFLANELKVLSKDEFLANKRGVDFGGNTNWLKEVSRQPAFSHKHTLQFSGGNGKTNYFSSVDFRDANGIDLRAGKREYGGRVNINHTTANDMFALTFSVAPRYAKTSEADYSGFNYALTLNPTLSVKDSTGRYAYINSGFFANNPVEQATSVIRGEEIKFLDVNGSAKWNILQNLNTTVTFGEVTRSARAQRFTPSNITTVINGSGRNTAYQALNENDQKSLEWLGNYFLDVNKHSVKLLAGYSYQLFTNSGFDASNEKFPSDVLTYNGLGTGLWNLEKGINGVGSYKNSSTLIAFFGRLNYDFDQKYYVSASLRREGSSKFGYGNKWGYFPAASVAWRVTQENFLKSVTWLNELKVRADYGETGNQDFDPYKSLDTYGGYGYYPFNGTPYQVWGPNQNTNYDLRWEKAINFNAGVDFELFSNQVTGSVNYYVRTNKDLLGNYNVSNPPNIQGQTFANVGTMRNTGVELQLSAAVVNKGDFSYNLGLTGAWNNNKFVSFSNNLYRGQSYVDVVGMPAPGSPGTLQRLQEGTRIGSFYALKSAGVNESGALLVYNKNGEVVPANEAKNDDKQFVGNGLPKFTLGLSNSFKYKNWDLSVFLRGAFGYKLFNTYAFYLGTPAAQENANVLTSAYDGGKYSKLTSTSTYSSLSDYFLEAGGFLKVDNVTLSYTQPLKTKFMQSVRIYATTRNLATFTKFTGGDPDLIQVNGLYPGVRTNSDNNGTLDYYPSTTQLLLGLQLTF, encoded by the coding sequence ATGAAAAATAATTTGTACAAACTAACACAAGCTGCGGAAAGGCCAAGGCTGGCAGGATGGTCTGCCAAGGCTTTTACCACCTTGTTCTTCGGCCTTGTGCTGATGATGTCCCAGGTGGCGGTAGCACAAACCGGCACAGCTATTTCCGGTAAGGTTACCGACAAACAGGGTGCACTTCCCGGGGTTTCGGTTGTAGAAAAAGGCACTACAAACGGCACTACGACTGATGCAGACGGTAATTTTAAGCTGCAACTTTCGGCAGGCGCCAAAACACTGACGATCTCCCACGTAGGTTACACAAGTCAGGATGTGGATGTGACCAACAAGTCCACGGTTGACATCACCCTGCAGGAGGATGAAAAAACACTGGGCGAAGTGGTGGTGATCGGTTACGGATCGCTTAACAAGCGCGAAGTATCCAGCGCAATCACCCACTTGTCGTCCTCGGACCTGCTCCGTGTGGGCAGTAACAGCCCGTTGATGTCGATCCAGGGCAAGGTAGCCGGACTTTCGGTAACGAACACTTCGGCCGGCGACCCTAACTCTACCCCCAATATCCAGCTGCGCGGCGCTTCTTCCCGCAATGCAGGTCTGGGACCCTTGTATGTGATCAACGGAATTCCGGGTGGTAACATCGACAACATCAACCAGAATGAGATCGAATCCATTGACGTACTGAAAGGCGGCGCGGCGTCGGCGATCTACGGTACACGCGGAAGCAACGGGGTGATCGTGATCACTACCAAAAAGGGATCGGCCCAGTCGCGGTTGTTTTATGACGGCTATACTTCTTTTGACTTCCTGGCCAATGAGCTGAAAGTGCTTTCAAAAGATGAGTTCCTGGCAAACAAGCGGGGTGTTGATTTTGGCGGCAATACCAACTGGCTGAAAGAAGTAAGCCGTCAGCCGGCATTTTCGCATAAGCACACGCTGCAGTTTTCGGGCGGAAACGGAAAAACAAACTATTTCAGCTCGGTGGATTTCCGGGATGCAAACGGGATTGACCTTCGTGCAGGAAAAAGAGAATACGGCGGCCGGGTGAACATTAACCACACCACTGCCAATGATATGTTTGCGCTTACATTCAGCGTAGCACCGCGTTATGCAAAAACCAGCGAGGCCGATTACAGCGGCTTCAACTACGCACTGACGCTGAACCCGACCTTGTCGGTGAAGGATTCTACCGGCAGGTATGCCTATATCAACTCCGGTTTCTTTGCCAACAACCCGGTTGAACAGGCTACGAGCGTGATTCGTGGTGAGGAGATCAAATTCCTTGATGTGAACGGTTCAGCCAAATGGAACATCCTTCAGAACCTGAACACGACGGTAACTTTCGGTGAGGTGACCAGGTCGGCACGTGCGCAGCGGTTCACGCCGTCCAACATTACAACTGTCATCAACGGTAGCGGCCGTAACACGGCTTACCAGGCGCTGAACGAAAATGATCAGAAGAGTTTGGAATGGCTTGGAAACTATTTCCTGGATGTAAACAAACATTCGGTGAAGCTGCTGGCGGGTTACTCTTACCAGCTGTTTACCAACTCCGGCTTTGATGCTTCGAATGAGAAATTCCCGTCAGACGTACTTACTTACAATGGTCTGGGAACAGGGTTGTGGAACCTGGAAAAAGGAATCAATGGTGTAGGCTCCTATAAAAACAGCTCGACATTGATTGCATTCTTCGGACGTCTGAACTACGATTTCGATCAGAAATATTACGTATCTGCGAGCTTGCGCCGGGAGGGTTCTTCCAAATTCGGTTACGGCAACAAATGGGGGTATTTCCCGGCTGCATCGGTTGCCTGGCGTGTGACACAGGAGAACTTCCTGAAAAGCGTTACGTGGCTTAACGAGCTGAAAGTACGTGCGGATTATGGTGAAACGGGTAACCAGGATTTTGATCCTTACAAATCCCTGGATACTTACGGCGGCTACGGATACTATCCTTTCAATGGTACTCCGTACCAGGTTTGGGGACCTAACCAGAATACAAACTATGACCTGCGCTGGGAAAAAGCAATCAACTTCAATGCGGGTGTGGACTTTGAGCTTTTCAGCAATCAGGTTACGGGTAGTGTGAATTACTACGTGCGCACAAACAAGGATTTGCTCGGAAATTACAATGTATCCAATCCACCGAACATCCAGGGCCAGACTTTCGCCAACGTAGGTACCATGCGGAATACGGGTGTGGAATTGCAACTGAGTGCAGCGGTGGTGAACAAAGGCGATTTCAGCTATAACCTGGGACTGACCGGTGCCTGGAACAACAACAAATTTGTTTCGTTCTCCAACAACCTGTACAGAGGCCAGTCTTATGTTGATGTGGTGGGCATGCCTGCACCCGGAAGCCCCGGAACACTTCAGCGCTTGCAGGAAGGTACCCGTATCGGTAGCTTTTACGCACTCAAATCGGCTGGTGTAAATGAAAGCGGTGCTTTGCTGGTTTATAACAAAAATGGAGAGGTAGTTCCTGCCAACGAAGCCAAGAATGATGACAAGCAGTTTGTAGGAAACGGTCTTCCCAAGTTTACACTGGGCTTAAGCAACTCATTCAAATACAAGAACTGGGATCTGAGCGTGTTTCTGCGTGGTGCATTCGGTTACAAACTGTTCAATACCTACGCTTTCTACCTGGGTACACCAGCAGCACAGGAAAATGCGAACGTCCTGACCTCAGCGTACGACGGCGGCAAATACTCAAAGCTGACCAGCACCTCTACCTATTCCTCCCTCTCGGATTACTTCCTCGAAGCGGGTGGGTTCCTGAAAGTGGACAACGTGACGCTGAGCTATACCCAGCCATTGAAGACCAAATTCATGCAGTCGGTACGGATTTATGCAACCACCAGGAACCTGGCAACATTTACCAAGTTCACAGGCGGCGATCCTGACCTGATCCAGGTGAACGGACTGTATCCGGGTGTTCGTACCAATAGTGATAACAACGGCACGCTGGATTATTACCCTTCCACCACGCAGCTTCTGCTCGGGTTACAGCTCACTTTTTAA
- a CDS encoding RagB/SusD family nutrient uptake outer membrane protein, giving the protein MKRNQFSKYIYRFTACAMLSVTAGCTNLDEVLYDRITSENFLQTRDDVTRDFLRAFEHSYWSIQGGSTFMLQENSSDEMMTPNRQGDWFDGGQFQRVHYHTWTPQDGYTTDAWNALYGGVTLATNSLEDLEGITDPSKFEMTREELDGMIAELKVLRAWLNIRLLDFYRNIVIVTKVKGQTEGGAQATPQEAFAFIEQELKDALPKLSTNTTLGDNVSGRWTQGGAAALLVRLYLNAKVYTGTDRFADCATLAQEIIDGKYGSYALESRWDAPFDYTNPTSKETMFGFPGSFAQTHWQYDGGMYFWMLPNLAPSYFGFTDFGNANPKYAMQPGLDVDSVEYSFTLGKPFIKFQKYKDDLRLKKYKNLGNSKREGMFLYGYLPYTNAAGKQDTVRGFKGPYPLYLRDQVGKFLDAKPGTKIADKVSNMNNADNNSGIFPVKYPFYPSDDANKISSAYAEVRFAEIYYSLAECKYRAGDKAAAAVLLNTVRKRNYPAGSPSLYKADGSQLTDQEMLDEWMREFLAEGRRRTDLIRWGVFSTGTWWDKKPDADKHTEIFPIGQNVLNASPQLKQNPGY; this is encoded by the coding sequence ATGAAAAGGAATCAATTTTCAAAATACATATACAGGTTTACTGCCTGCGCAATGCTTTCGGTGACGGCAGGCTGCACCAACCTGGATGAGGTTTTATACGACCGGATTACCTCCGAAAACTTCCTGCAGACACGTGATGACGTGACCCGCGACTTTCTGAGGGCATTTGAACACAGCTACTGGAGCATCCAGGGTGGCAGCACATTCATGCTGCAGGAAAACAGTTCTGACGAAATGATGACGCCGAACCGCCAGGGCGACTGGTTTGACGGCGGACAGTTCCAGCGTGTGCATTACCATACCTGGACCCCGCAGGACGGATACACCACCGACGCGTGGAATGCACTTTACGGGGGTGTAACCCTGGCGACCAACTCACTGGAAGACCTGGAAGGGATTACCGATCCCTCCAAATTCGAAATGACGCGGGAAGAGCTGGACGGTATGATCGCCGAGCTGAAAGTACTCCGTGCCTGGCTGAACATCCGCCTGCTGGATTTTTACCGGAATATTGTCATTGTTACCAAAGTAAAAGGCCAGACCGAAGGCGGAGCACAGGCTACACCTCAGGAAGCATTCGCCTTTATTGAGCAGGAACTGAAAGATGCGCTTCCAAAACTATCGACCAACACCACATTGGGTGATAACGTGTCGGGACGCTGGACCCAGGGCGGAGCAGCTGCATTGCTGGTGCGCCTGTACCTGAATGCAAAAGTGTACACCGGAACGGATCGTTTTGCCGATTGTGCAACACTGGCGCAGGAAATCATCGACGGAAAGTATGGCAGCTACGCGCTGGAATCACGCTGGGATGCACCTTTTGACTATACCAATCCGACTTCAAAAGAAACCATGTTCGGCTTCCCGGGAAGCTTTGCACAGACCCACTGGCAATATGACGGCGGTATGTACTTCTGGATGCTGCCGAACCTGGCTCCGAGCTACTTCGGCTTCACCGACTTTGGAAATGCAAACCCCAAGTATGCCATGCAGCCGGGCCTCGACGTGGATAGTGTGGAATACAGCTTTACACTAGGCAAGCCATTTATTAAATTTCAGAAATACAAGGACGATCTCCGTCTGAAAAAATACAAGAACCTGGGCAACAGCAAGCGTGAGGGGATGTTCCTGTACGGCTACCTGCCTTACACGAATGCAGCCGGAAAACAGGATACGGTAAGAGGTTTCAAAGGTCCATACCCATTGTACCTGCGTGACCAGGTGGGCAAATTCCTGGATGCCAAGCCAGGAACCAAGATCGCCGACAAGGTATCAAACATGAACAATGCCGATAACAACTCCGGTATTTTCCCTGTCAAATACCCCTTCTACCCCAGCGACGACGCCAACAAAATTTCTTCAGCTTACGCAGAGGTACGTTTTGCAGAGATTTATTACTCGCTGGCCGAGTGTAAATACCGGGCAGGCGACAAGGCAGCCGCAGCAGTACTGCTCAATACAGTACGGAAACGCAACTATCCTGCGGGCTCTCCAAGCCTTTACAAGGCCGATGGCAGCCAGCTGACCGACCAGGAAATGCTGGATGAATGGATGCGCGAGTTCCTTGCGGAAGGCAGAAGAAGAACCGACCTGATTCGTTGGGGTGTGTTCAGTACAGGTACCTGGTGGGACAAAAAACCGGATGCAGACAAGCATACGGAGATTTTCCCGATTGGTCAGAATGTGCTTAATGCCTCTCCCCAGCTGAAACAAAATCCGGGGTACTGA
- a CDS encoding BlaI/MecI/CopY family transcriptional regulator: MEVRSLTRAEEEVMKILWQKKKAFVKDILAEMPEPRPAYNTVSTIIRILEKKEVVGYTAYGKTHEYYPLISEEDYKRSEARQLISSYFNNSLPDLVSFFVKENDLKARDLDEIMDLINRHKNAQ, from the coding sequence ATGGAAGTACGCAGTTTAACCCGGGCCGAGGAAGAGGTTATGAAGATCCTCTGGCAAAAGAAAAAAGCATTTGTCAAAGATATCCTGGCAGAAATGCCTGAGCCCAGGCCGGCCTACAATACCGTATCGACGATCATCCGGATCCTGGAAAAGAAAGAGGTGGTAGGCTATACCGCCTACGGGAAAACGCATGAGTATTACCCGCTGATCAGCGAGGAAGATTACAAGCGAAGTGAAGCCAGGCAGCTGATCAGCAGCTATTTCAACAACTCACTGCCGGATCTTGTCTCGTTTTTTGTAAAGGAAAATGATCTTAAGGCCCGGGACCTGGACGAGATCATGGATCTTATTAACCGCCATAAAAACGCTCAATAA
- a CDS encoding M56 family metallopeptidase, which translates to METLIYLAKVNLYWVLLYACYQVMLRHHTFFKWNRFYLLGSLLAAFVLPLMIYPAAAPVIPALYTIDAAAFSVVHNKQESVSLFTWENAAYCLYLAGFGISACRLAVQVLQLRRVLSQGDRIVLDDCQVILSSSAGSFSFLKNIVISYDDYENHFDEILRHEMVHTRQWHSVDIMMLEILKTVFWFNPVLALYKRATQEVHEFLADQQAVNREHYARFLISYALNTPVSSLSNHFFKPSQIKTRIKMIYKNRTSKWMLGTYFAAAVLAGTSALIVAGCEQQETASEQTAEAAATEPKVYTVVEELPEFPGGQEAMFRFLAENLKYPKAAIDKEVEGKVMLSFMVSTTGETKNVTVLKGVGYGCDAEAVRVLSKFPKWKPGRQDGKAVNVQYTLPVNFQLEGKSKKTTAQTAPEPLYILDGVKLSGKNDSRFTSVNPDHIASINVLKGAQAREQFGSEGDNGVLLITTKKGSK; encoded by the coding sequence ATGGAAACGCTGATTTATCTGGCCAAAGTAAACCTATACTGGGTACTGCTGTATGCATGTTACCAGGTCATGCTCCGCCATCATACGTTTTTTAAATGGAACCGTTTTTACCTGCTGGGCTCTCTGCTGGCCGCATTTGTGCTGCCGCTGATGATCTACCCGGCCGCAGCTCCGGTGATCCCGGCACTGTACACCATTGATGCCGCAGCTTTTTCGGTGGTTCACAACAAGCAGGAAAGTGTATCCCTGTTTACCTGGGAAAATGCAGCCTACTGCCTTTACCTGGCCGGATTCGGCATTAGTGCATGCCGGCTTGCCGTGCAGGTATTGCAGCTGAGGCGGGTACTGTCGCAGGGAGACAGGATCGTGCTCGATGATTGTCAGGTAATCCTGAGCAGTTCGGCGGGATCGTTTTCGTTCCTGAAAAACATTGTGATCAGCTACGACGATTATGAAAATCATTTCGATGAAATCCTGCGTCACGAAATGGTACACACCCGGCAGTGGCACAGCGTGGACATCATGATGCTCGAAATCCTGAAAACGGTCTTCTGGTTTAATCCCGTGCTGGCCCTGTACAAACGTGCTACCCAGGAAGTACACGAGTTCCTGGCCGACCAGCAGGCGGTCAACCGGGAGCACTATGCACGATTCCTGATCTCCTATGCATTGAATACCCCTGTCTCTTCCTTATCCAATCATTTTTTTAAACCATCTCAAATCAAAACACGAATCAAAATGATCTACAAAAACAGAACATCAAAGTGGATGCTGGGCACCTACTTTGCCGCCGCCGTACTGGCCGGCACCAGCGCACTGATCGTTGCAGGCTGTGAGCAGCAGGAGACTGCCAGTGAACAAACCGCGGAAGCAGCAGCCACAGAACCCAAGGTATATACCGTGGTCGAAGAGCTGCCCGAATTTCCAGGCGGTCAGGAGGCGATGTTCCGGTTCCTGGCCGAGAACCTGAAATATCCGAAAGCTGCGATAGACAAAGAAGTGGAAGGAAAGGTCATGCTGTCCTTTATGGTATCGACAACCGGCGAGACCAAAAATGTTACCGTGCTGAAAGGGGTGGGTTATGGCTGTGATGCGGAAGCAGTGCGCGTACTTTCCAAGTTTCCGAAATGGAAGCCGGGCCGCCAGGATGGTAAAGCCGTCAATGTACAATATACGCTTCCCGTTAATTTTCAGTTAGAAGGTAAATCCAAAAAGACAACTGCACAAACTGCCCCTGAGCCGCTCTATATTTTGGACGGTGTTAAGCTGAGCGGCAAGAACGACAGCCGCTTCACATCGGTGAATCCCGATCATATTGCGAGCATCAATGTCCTGAAAGGCGCGCAGGCCCGTGAACAGTTCGGCAGCGAGGGCGACAATGGCGTTCTTCTTATTACGACCAAAAAAGGTTCAAAATAA
- a CDS encoding GH92 family glycosyl hydrolase, with translation MRIKQLTGLGFALLSMLPVQAQKESREAGANNLRYIDPKIGNVGQLLEPTRPTVQLPNQMIRMAPIRANYLDDQISSFPLTIVSHRLGEAFSIKPFTEQINAQSWEKKLAYDHDLETIRPWYYTTYFVDDEVTVSYVPGRKTGIFRFEFPADTEKSLLLGLYNGAGSWDFREGNVVVATEQYHGMKIHLYGKFSEAGTVVTGVNGQISTARKADGKDARAAITFSPKTRNVALKYAISFVSAEQAKKNFENELQSVDFETLKKQGEDAWEKVIGQINVQGGTEAQKRSFYTALYRTYERMVDISEDGQYYSGYDNKVHQASRTFYVDDWMWDTYLAQHPLRTILNPAQEEDMLQSFVDMYRQSGWIPTFPVLFGDNPCMNGFHSSIVLLDGYKKGLRNFDVEKAYEGMVKNANEATMLPWVNGPKCELDDFYLKNGYYPALAKGEKETVKLVTPFEKRQSVAVTLGGAYDDWAVGELAQALGKTQDYQVFSRRALNYKNLWNKEQMMFIPKDSKGNFLRIDPKFDGGMGGREYYDENNGYTYKWQVQHDIPGLIGLMGGKQRFEAELDQLFREGLGRSKYEFWAKFPDATGNVGQFSMGNEPSFHIPYLYNSTAPWKAQKQIRFLLDVWFKDNIFGIPGDEDGGGMTAFVVFSSMGFYPLTPGKPEYTIGSPLFEKTSIKLQNGKEFTVLANGASVVNKYIQSARFNGKALNKPSFTHTELMAGGTLELEMGPKPNKQWGLGE, from the coding sequence ATGCGCATCAAACAATTGACCGGCCTTGGCTTTGCACTGCTATCCATGCTGCCTGTGCAGGCACAGAAGGAAAGCCGGGAAGCCGGTGCAAACAACCTCCGGTATATCGACCCGAAGATCGGTAATGTGGGCCAGCTCCTGGAACCGACACGCCCGACCGTGCAGCTGCCGAACCAGATGATCCGGATGGCGCCGATCCGCGCCAATTACCTGGACGACCAGATTTCCAGTTTTCCACTGACCATCGTTTCGCACCGGCTTGGTGAAGCGTTTTCGATCAAACCCTTTACCGAACAGATCAATGCCCAGAGCTGGGAGAAAAAACTCGCTTATGACCATGACCTGGAAACCATCCGCCCCTGGTACTACACTACCTACTTTGTGGATGATGAGGTGACCGTATCTTATGTTCCCGGCAGGAAGACGGGGATTTTCCGCTTTGAATTTCCTGCAGATACTGAAAAAAGCCTACTGCTTGGACTGTACAACGGAGCAGGCAGCTGGGATTTCAGGGAGGGAAACGTGGTGGTTGCCACGGAGCAGTACCATGGAATGAAGATCCACTTGTACGGTAAATTCAGTGAGGCGGGTACGGTAGTCACCGGTGTAAACGGGCAGATTAGTACAGCGCGGAAAGCGGATGGGAAAGATGCACGGGCTGCCATTACTTTTTCCCCGAAGACGAGAAATGTAGCGCTCAAATATGCCATTTCATTTGTGTCAGCGGAACAGGCAAAAAAGAATTTTGAGAATGAACTGCAATCCGTCGACTTCGAAACGCTCAAAAAACAGGGAGAGGATGCCTGGGAAAAGGTGATCGGGCAGATCAATGTGCAGGGTGGGACCGAGGCGCAGAAACGCAGCTTTTACACCGCACTGTATCGGACCTACGAGCGGATGGTCGATATATCGGAAGATGGTCAATATTACAGTGGCTATGACAACAAGGTACACCAGGCAAGCCGGACATTTTACGTAGACGACTGGATGTGGGACACTTACCTTGCACAGCATCCTCTCCGTACGATTCTGAACCCTGCGCAGGAAGAGGATATGCTGCAGTCGTTTGTAGATATGTACAGGCAGAGCGGCTGGATTCCTACTTTCCCGGTTTTGTTCGGGGACAATCCTTGTATGAACGGTTTTCACTCTTCAATTGTACTGCTCGATGGTTACAAAAAGGGATTGCGGAATTTTGATGTGGAAAAAGCTTACGAGGGCATGGTAAAGAATGCCAATGAGGCTACCATGCTTCCCTGGGTGAACGGGCCTAAATGTGAGCTCGATGATTTTTATCTCAAAAACGGCTACTACCCCGCACTTGCAAAAGGCGAAAAGGAGACTGTGAAGCTTGTGACTCCCTTTGAAAAACGGCAGTCGGTGGCCGTGACGCTCGGAGGGGCTTACGACGACTGGGCTGTGGGAGAGCTGGCCCAGGCATTGGGTAAAACGCAGGATTACCAGGTTTTCAGCCGGCGCGCGCTGAACTACAAAAACCTGTGGAATAAGGAGCAGATGATGTTTATTCCCAAGGACAGCAAAGGCAATTTTCTCAGGATTGACCCAAAATTTGATGGTGGAATGGGCGGCCGGGAATACTATGATGAAAACAACGGGTACACCTATAAGTGGCAGGTGCAGCACGACATTCCCGGTCTGATCGGATTGATGGGCGGCAAGCAACGTTTCGAGGCTGAGCTGGACCAGCTTTTCCGGGAGGGGCTGGGCAGGAGCAAATATGAGTTCTGGGCTAAGTTCCCGGATGCTACGGGCAATGTGGGGCAGTTTTCGATGGGCAATGAACCCAGCTTTCACATTCCGTATCTGTACAACAGTACGGCGCCCTGGAAAGCGCAGAAGCAGATCCGGTTTTTGCTCGATGTATGGTTCAAAGACAATATTTTCGGAATCCCGGGCGACGAGGACGGCGGTGGAATGACGGCCTTTGTGGTGTTTTCGTCCATGGGTTTTTACCCGCTTACGCCCGGTAAGCCCGAGTACACGATCGGCAGCCCGCTCTTTGAAAAGACGAGCATAAAGCTGCAAAACGGGAAGGAGTTTACGGTACTGGCAAATGGCGCCTCGGTCGTCAATAAATACATCCAGAGTGCCAGGTTCAATGGAAAGGCGCTGAACAAACCCTCATTTACCCACACAGAACTGATGGCTGGCGGAACCCTGGAACTTGAAATGGGACCAAAGCCAAATAAACAATGGGGGCTGGGGGAGTAG
- a CDS encoding DUF4198 domain-containing protein, with protein sequence MNARKLVLSMLALVATLSNLQAHALWIQTAPAGSAGKAQQIKITYAEPGENPEKLGEWYSDVKEFELWLTRPDGKKEKLTTIAGEDHFTSQFTPQQEGVYTLSVGHSAKELGGKTIYQFNASALVRVGKSTAGNEAALNNNDLSIFADAAKSYQVQKPLRLTTVYKSTPGGKASLNVSSPSGWSRQIETDENGMAEFTPLWPGTYYIEASKSWKESGTHNGKEYNGIWRAATLLVDVAK encoded by the coding sequence ATGAATGCACGAAAGTTAGTACTGTCCATGCTGGCCCTGGTAGCCACTTTGTCCAACCTGCAGGCCCACGCCCTGTGGATACAAACTGCGCCTGCCGGCAGTGCAGGTAAAGCGCAGCAAATTAAAATCACCTATGCCGAGCCGGGCGAAAATCCGGAAAAGCTTGGAGAATGGTACTCCGACGTGAAGGAATTTGAGCTGTGGCTTACCAGGCCCGACGGAAAAAAGGAAAAGCTGACCACTATTGCCGGTGAAGACCATTTTACCTCTCAGTTTACTCCGCAGCAGGAAGGCGTATACACCCTGTCGGTGGGACATAGTGCCAAAGAGCTGGGCGGTAAGACAATTTACCAGTTCAATGCCAGTGCGCTGGTCAGGGTAGGGAAGTCTACTGCAGGCAATGAAGCCGCTTTGAACAACAATGACCTGAGCATTTTTGCAGATGCCGCAAAGTCGTACCAGGTACAGAAGCCTCTGCGTCTGACAACGGTTTACAAGAGCACGCCCGGCGGGAAGGCCAGCCTGAACGTATCCTCACCCAGCGGCTGGTCAAGGCAAATTGAAACGGACGAAAACGGCATGGCCGAATTTACACCGCTCTGGCCGGGTACTTATTACATTGAAGCCTCCAAAAGCTGGAAAGAGTCCGGCACCCACAACGGAAAGGAATATAATGGCATCTGGCGGGCAGCGACCTTGCTGGTGGATGTAGCGAAGTAG